In Pochonia chlamydosporia 170 chromosome 3, whole genome shotgun sequence, the following are encoded in one genomic region:
- a CDS encoding glycosyl hydrolase (similar to Neosartorya fischeri NRRL 181 XP_001258306.1), protein MTQLQKQHSQPATSCCTLENVDAALNKLTLDQKISLLAGQGSFKTTAIPEHGIPATTTSDGPHGLRGARQFARVPSCLLPSATAMGATFDIELMREVGCLLGKEARCKNVHVLLAPTVCLQRSPLMGRGFEAFAEDPVLSGHIASAYINGIQSCGVAACIKHYAAHDQSANSVEDNVCMTQRTLRELHLLPFQLAQRLAEPWAIMTSYNRINGVHSSEDPLLLQKILRDDWNFKGIVISDWWGTYSTTEAINAGMDLEMPGPTQFRGKLLNVAVNTRKVSLDTIHQAARNVLQLVNRVTTAPSLSEPLVQDTPADRALVRKLVGDSVVLLKNDVKTLPIRNQKGKTYGLIGDHFKYPALSGGGSAEGDPYYVVTPYEAMVEAVGEENIQYTPGIYSFKFTPFLKHLYQPGTNLHGWHVEIFGQNPDVERGASAIYKATTDKDLIDIPESLHKFFPSKYFVRATAEFVADKSCRFRFGFSVAGKGKVRIQGEEAIDLWSSQPPKTADTPCFNRLSMERFFDLDVRQGERVSVEVVMVNEDVAGGVGTAFTLAGRLGGHEVVEKDHGLMQAVGMARSVDVPIVLAGLSADYESENSDRKHLRLPPGADDMIQAVLEANSNAIICIQSGCPVEMPWVEKAHTLVHAWYGGQEVGHGIVDVLFGQVNPSGRLSVTFPKSLKHTPSYLTFGKADYDILYGEGVFIGHRFYEAVAREPLFYFGHGLSYTSFHYDNLIVPNVFHPLSEHEMVITVNVTNVGEQAGAEVVQLYVHDPESSLQRPERELKAFSKVYLQPQETKRVSLKVDKYALSVWDEGASKWMAEKGEYEVIIARSSNPRDEISRAHFNLPETFYWSGV, encoded by the exons ATGACACAACTTCAAAAACAGCACTCACAACCAGCTACCTCATGCTGCACGTTGGAGAATGTTGACGCTGCGTTAAACAAGCTTACCTTGGATCAAAAAATTTCTTTGCTTGCTGGCCAAGGATCCTTTAAAACCACTGCCATTCCCGAGCATGGGATCCCGGCGACTACA ACCTCTGATGGTCCTCATGGACTACGAGGAGCCCGTCAATTTGCGAGA GTACCCAGTTGCTTGTTACCATCAGCAACTGCAATGGGAGCAACTTTTGATATTGAGCTGATGCGAGAAGTGGGATGTTTACTAGGCAAAGAAGCGAGATGCAAAAACGTTCACGTTCTGCTAGCTCCCACGGTATGCCTCCAACGATCACCTCTGATGGGTCGTGGATTTGAAGCCTTCGCAGAAGACCCCGTGCTAAGCGGGCACATTGCATCGGCATACATCAACGGCATTCAGTCGTGTGGCGTGGCTGCTTGTATCAAACACTACGCAGCTCATGACCAGTCAGCAAACTCTGTCGAGGACAATGTTTGCATGACACAAAGAACATTACGAGAGCTGCATCTGCTGCCATTTCAACTGGCACAACGTCTGGCGGAGCCCTGGGCGATCATGACTTCATACAACAGGATAAACGGAGTTCACTCTAGTGAAGATCCTCTGCTGCTACAGAAGATCCTCCGCGATGACTGGAACTTCAAGGGTATAGTTATCAGTGACTGGTGGGGAACTTATAGTACGACTGAAGCCATCAACGCTGGAATGGACTTGGAGATGCCTGGCCCAACTCAGTTCAGGGGTAAACTCCTGAACGTAGCGGTAAACACCCGCAAGGTCTCACTCGACACAATCCACCAGGCTGCGAGAAATGTTTTACAGCTTGTAAACAGGGTAACAACCGCACCTTCACTATCCGAGCCCCTGGTTCAAGATACCCCGGCAGACCGAGCACTGGTCCGGAAGCTTGTCGGCGACAGTGTTGTGCTGTTAAAGAATGACGTCAAAACCCTTCCCATCAGGaaccaaaaaggcaaaacGTACGGTCTAATTGGTGATCACTTCAAATACCCTGCGCTGTCTGGCGGAGGAAGCGCTGAAGGAGACCCGTACTACGTGGTCACGCCATATGAGGCAATGGTAGAggctgttggagaagaaaacATACAATATACTCCGGGAATTTACT CCTTTAAATTCACCCCGTTCTTGAAACATCTCTATCAGCCAGGAACGAATCTGCACGGATGGCACGTCGAAATTTTTGGGCAGAACCCAGATGTTGAACGTGGTGCAAGTGCCATTTACAAAGCCACGACTGACAAAGACCTCATTGACATACCAGAGAGTTTGCACAAATTCTTCCCTTCAAAGTACTTTGTTCGGGCCACTGCTGAGTTCGTTGCCGACAAGTCGTGCCGCTTCAGATTTGGATTCAGCGTGGccggcaagggcaaggtCAGGATTCAAGGTGAGGAAGCCATCGATCTCTGGTCAAGCCAGCCGCCCAAGACCGCCGACACGCCGTGCTTCAATCGACTATCCATGGAAAGATTCTTTGACTTGGATGTCCGGCAGGGGGAGAGAGTTTCAGTCGAAGTCGTCATGGtgaatgaagatgttgctggCGGCGTAGGAACGGCATTTACGCTGGCTGGCAGGCTTGGCGGCCACGAAGTTGTCGAGAAAGACCACGGCTTGATGCAAGCGGTGGGCATGGCTCGGTCTGTTGATGTGCCCATTGTGCTCGCGGGTCTTTCTGCAGACTATGAGAGTGAGAATAGCGACAGGAAGCATCTGCGGCTGCCCCCTGGTGCTGATGACATGATACAGGCAGTGCTAGAGGCAAATTCAAACGCT ATTATATGCATTCAGTCAGGTTGCCCGGTAGAGATGCCTTGGGTAGAAAAGGCTCATACGCTCGTCCACGCGTGGTACGGTGGCCAGGAGGTTGGCCATGGAATAGTCGATGTCTTGTTTGGACAAGTTAATCCTTCGGGAAGGCTATCAGTAACTTTTCCAAAATCATTGAAGCACACTCCATCCTACCTCACTTTTGGTAAAGCCGACTACGATATTCTCTATGGCGAGGGAGTGTTCATCGGTCACAGGTTCTATGAAGCGGTAGCTCGAGAGCCACTATTTTATTTTGGACATGGGCTCTCCTACACCAGCTTTCATTACGACAATCTCATTGTCCCAAATGTGTTTCATCCTTTGTCGGAACACGAAATGGTCATTACTGTCAATGTAACGAATGTTGGGGAGCAGGCAGGCGCCGAGGTAGTTCAGCTTTATGTTCACGACCCTGAGAGCTCATTACAGCGACCAGAGAGAGAGTTAAAGGCATTTAGCAAGGTTTATTTGCAGCCACAAGAAACAAAACGGGTTTCTCTCAAGGTCGATAAGTATGCTCTCTCCGTTTGGGACGAAGGGGCGTCCAAATGGATGGCTGAAAAGGGTGAATATGAGGTCATCATAGCTAGGAGCTCTAATCCTAGAGACGAAATATCTCGTGCGCATTTCAACCTACCAGAGACTTTTTACTGGTCTGGCGTTTGA
- a CDS encoding fungal specific transcription factor domain-containing protein, with translation MGVELAPLRLGDAISQDGRRLALSVPLLPVHLPILNDRMPNQEPGAFRFLHMSHPNDSASWKGKVRSHAAKNAVVRQKRVANYQSTRVKADNKRTPETSCIGSNSSSLTRPSRPLTSRRTHRTLTADPFCSFAFGISAEQSFLLHHFVNNVVGKAFTCLPFRTVSDEAAFRMRLGSLWVQMSIADPGVLASVLLSACRHLAEYQDSYRALIFEYRGRCLADINDSLSREGSNISDFTIVKTLAVASDSIVHGEKDASRWHLQAATAMVASRGGVEAIESHGFLGKLVMWILKDPMQQTGALLTPSCLASAFH, from the exons ATGGGCGTGGAGTTGGCTCCGCTGAGACTTGGTGATGCCATCTCTCAGGATGGCCGAAGACTGGCACTGTCAGTTCCTTTGCTGCCAGTACATCTACCCATTCTCAACGACAGGATGCCTAACCAGGAGCCGGGCGCCTTTCGATTTCTGCACATGTCACATCCGAATGACTCTGCTTCGTGGAAAGGTAAAGTCCGGTCCCACGCGGCCAAGAACGCTGTAGTCCGGCAAAAGAGAGTCGCCAACTATCAAAGTACAAGGGTCAAAGCCGATAACAAAAGAACCCCGGAAACATCGTGTATTGGATCAAATTCATCTTCGCTTACGCGACCCTCTCGTCCGTTGACATCACGCCGTACCCATCGGACACTGACGGCCGACCccttttgttcctttgctTTTGGAATTTCCGCAGAGCAATCGTTTCTGCTACATCATT TTGTGAATaatgttgttggcaaagccTTCACCTGTCTCCCCTTTCGAACAGTGTCCGATGAAGCTGCCTTTCGCATGCGTCTGGGCTCGCTTTGGGTTCAAATGTCCATTGCAGACCCCGGTGTTCTTGCATCCGTCCTTTTGAGTGCTTGTCGGCATCTCGCAGAATATCAAGACAGCTACCGTGCCTTGATCTTTGAATACAGGGGCCGATGCCTCGCGGATATTAACGACTCGCTATCCCGGGAAGGCAGCAACATTAGTGATTTTACCATTGTCAAAACACTTGCCGTTGCGTCGGATTCG ATTGTGCATGGAGAGAAAGATGCGTCGAGATGGCATCTACAGGCAGCCACTGCCATGGTGGCTAGCAGAGGAGGAGTTGAGGCGATCGAGAGTCATGGATTTCTCGGAAAACTCGTCATGTGGATTCTCAAAGACCCAATGCAACAGACTGGTGCACTTCTAACCCCTTCATGTCTTGCATCTGCATTCCATTAG
- a CDS encoding short chain dehydrogenase (similar to Colletotrichum gloeosporioides Nara gc5 XP_007280501.1): MDKHWNPVHDMPDMRGKVVVVTGGNSGIGLHTVKHFVSKGAKVYFTARSEAKAQYTRQFVLSAAPQALSENLIWVSIDLSNVESVMQGANFIKSKEKKVDILVNNAGQLTRDLQTNDAGWEMVMAVCHVGHFVLTNALIPLLSAAAAEKDADVRVVTLSSNVVGIFLPHDYPFDFKSRGFLYGDTPYAPWKFRYLQRHFFTVDMLRYSLAKAANMIFAQELQRRFDDRGLNIISVSLHPGGVKSDAALAIFAEFMKPIMRRVMVGEDEGSFTTLFAATSKTVLSTAGYKGRYMEPIGQVMPSHPVTEDEEQVRGLWNNTAAEVAKYVEEHNCGVLEDW, encoded by the exons ATGGACAAACATTGGAACCCAGTTCACGACATGCCAGACATGAGAGGCAAAGTCGTGGTAGTTACTGGCGGAAA CTCAGGCATAGGTCTGCACACGGTAAAGCATTTCGTATCCAAGGGAGCAAAGGTGTATTTTACCGCTCGATcagaggcaaaggcacaaTATACCCGACAGTTTGTGCTGTCAGCCGCACCACAAGCACTATCCGAGAACCTCATTTGGGTGTCGATTGACCTGTCCAACGTTGAGAGCGTCATGCAGGGCGCCAACTTCATAAAgtccaaggaaaagaaagtCGACATTCTAG TAAACAACGCTGGGCAACTCACTCGCGATTTACAAACCAATGACGCAGGATGGGAAATGGTCATGGCAGTTTG CCACGTAGGACACTTTGTTCTCACCAACGCCTTGATTCCGCTTCTCTCTGCCGCCGCAGCCGAAAAAGACGCCGACGTCCGAGTGGTGACACTGTCTTCCAACGTTGTTGGCATATTTCTCCCGCACGACTATCCATTCGACTTTAAATCTCGCGGGTTTCTGTACGGAGATACTCCATATGCACCGTGGAAATTCCGTTATCTGCAGAGACACTTTTTCACCGTCGACATGCTGCGATATAGtttggccaaggcggccaACATGATTTTCGCACAGGAACTGCAGCGGCGTTTCGACGACCGAGGATTGAACATCATATCCGTATCCCTGCACCCCGGCGGTGTCAAAAGCGATGCTGCTTTGGCCATATTTGCAGAGTTCATGAAGCCTATTATGCGGCGTGTCATGGTTGGTGAGGACGAGGGATCCTTCACCACGCTCTTTGCCGCGACTAGCAAAACAGTTCTCTCCACGGCTGGGTACAAGGGCAGGTATATGGAACCGATTGGCCAGGTGATGCCGTCTCACCCTGTGACTGAAGACGAAGAGCAGGTCCGGGGTCTTTGGAACAATACTGCGGCAGAAGTTGCCAAGTACGTGGAGGAGCATAACTGCGGCGTGTTGGAAGATTGGTGA
- a CDS encoding oxalocrotonate tautomerase enzyme domain-containing protein produces the protein MPLYDVEYVCSISEKTMATLAQAITECHANRFATPKFFINVRFTDVSRQVVFRGGKPQKYNRIILRTRASNQRSTDLYNEHCRDIMRIWDEVVGNDKDMALRTVWVMGALTTAVEAGIERPKVGGELQWLKDHRGEFRRRADDGDEEMQALMHELATRPEFAGVNDAG, from the exons ATGCCGCTCTATGACGTAGAATACGTGTGCTCCATATCGGAAaagacaatggcaacacTTGCACAAGCCATTACAGAATGCCACGCCAATCGGTTCGCAACTCCCAagttcttcatcaatgtccGCTTCACGGACGTAAGCCGGCAAGTTGTCTTTCGCGGTGGAAAGCCCCAGAAATACAATCGCATCATTTTACGCACCAGGGCAAGCAACCAGAGGTCTACCGACCTATACAATGAGCACTGCAGGGACATTATGAGAATATGGGACGAGGTTGTTGGAAATGACAAGGATATGGCCTTGCGGACCGTCTGGGTCATGGGGGCGCTGAcgacggcggtggaagcggGCATTGAGAGACCAAAG GTTGGCGGAGAGCTGCAGTGGCTTAAAGATCACAGGGGAGAGTTTCGAAGGCGTGCTGATGACGGCGACGAGGAGATGCAGGCACTGATGCATGAATTGGCAACTAGACCTGAATTTGCCGGCGTCAATGATGCAGGATAG
- a CDS encoding granule antigen protein (GRA6) domain-containing protein — protein MVSSSIWAALFGVALMAAGVESAEVVYVTDIEIFTYLAPCASSAISYNVGLESTSTKCGEDKTALQSCICRNTKEFNQLTSSINSDIASGCGTDAGTSNIASASKIMDKYCNPDKAITFSTPTTNQVQAYITELPEISYLPSCAQNGLSYAVVGAFVSKCPRDASLYAPCVCNSDRAKMVSETMSKSVRYSCSNDEDVTAAQGFYNQYCAMNNGTTSFAGPPRPPGDMTYYVTALPQFKSLRTCAQSAMSNVIQWQTESLCASGPQALASCVCIKSGMFGRISSSLTSNVKGYCSSTAIADVTSAVSVLEYYCSAAASKVVATVSESISEPSGTRAVPSRTKPGSSLPSQTGAGGSGGSGDQSDSGTGNGGGKGNKVAVIAASVLGAVVAIVIVAGLIWYFRRRNQRKQRGEQLPAGNTDGPPGGIDPSKYPGHNGVAELSTPSHTPRPELQGNATSYPSELPPHQWSKSELQGDAMHGGQHLRPTQSPHELMTPTSGYQVSPQSATLPSYSSPTTVSPHHGQHPGYWGPQTTESYELATNVPRS, from the exons ATGGTATCCTCTTCGATCTGGGCGGCCCTCTTTGGGGTGGCCTTGATGGCCGCCGGAGTTGAGTCGGCAGAGGTTGTATATGTGACGGACATTGAAATCTTTACCTACTTG GCACCGTGTGCTTCCAGTGCGATTTCATACAATGTTGGCTTGGAATCGACGTCTACGAAATGCGGCGAAGACAAAACGGCCCTGCAATCATGTATTTGCCGCAACACAAAGGAGTTCAACCAGCTCACTTCGTCCATCAACTCCGATATTGCCTCAGGATGTGGTACCGACGCAGGAACGAGTAACATAGCCAGTGCCTCCAAGATTATGGACAAATACTGCAACCCAGACAAGGCCATTACCTTTTCCAcgccaaccaccaaccaggtCCAGGCATACATTACTGAATTGCCCGAAATCTCGTACCTCCCGTCGTGTGCGCAGAACGGGCTATCCTATGCCGTTGTAGGAGCG TTCGTCTCCAAGTGCCCCCGAGATGCCAGCCTGTACGCGCCGTGCGTTTGCAACTCGGACAGGGCCAAGATGGTCAGCGAGACCATGAGCAAGTCGGTGCGCTATTCTTGCTCCAACGACGAAGACGTGACTGCGGCGCAAGGCTTCTACAACCAGTACTGTGCGATGAATAACGGCACGACTTCATTTGCTGGACCGCCGCGTCCGCCCGGCGATA TGACGTATTATGTGACTGCCCTGCCACAGTTCAAGTCTCTTCGAACATGCGCTCAAAGTGCCATGTCAAATGTGATTCAGTGG CAAACCGAGTCGTTGTGCGCGTCCGGACCGCAGGCCCTGGCTTCCTGCGTGTGCATCAAGTCGGGCATGTTTGGCAGGATATCGTCTTCTTTGACATCCAACGTCAAGGGATACTGCTCCAGCACCGCCATTGCCGATGTGACGTCGGCGGTCAGTGTTTTGGAGTATTACTGCAGCGCCGCCGCGAGCAAGGTGGTGGCCACGGTATCAGAGTCCATATCCGAGCCCTCGGGAACCAGGGCTGTCCCGTCACGAACGAAACCCGGCTCCTCGCTGCCCTCGCAGACCGGCGCTGGCGGATCCGGAGGCAGCGGAGACCAGAGCGACTCGGGTACCGGAAATGGTGGAGGCAAAGGGAACAAGGTGGCCGTAATTGCAGCCAGCGTCTTGGGAGCGGTCGTTGCCATTGTCATCGTTGCCGGCCTCATATGGTACTTTAGACGTCGAAACCAACGCAAACAACGAGGAGAGCAGCTTCCAGCGGGTAACACTGATGGACCCCCTGGAGGAATCGATCCGTCCAAGTATCCCGGTCACAACGGCGTGGCCGAACTGTCGACGCCGTCTCACACTCCGCGCCCCGAACTACAAGGCAATGCCACGTCTTATCCATCCGAGCTGCCGCCGCATCAATGGTCAAAGTCGGAGTTGCAGGGCGACGCAATGCACGGAGGACAGCATCTGCGGCCGACACAGTCTCCTCATGAGCTTATGACGCCTACTTCTGGCTACCAGGTCAGTCCGCAGTCGGCTACGCTGCCCAGCTACAGCTCTCCCACGACGGTATCGCCACATCACGGACAGCACCCGGGCTACTGGGGGCCGCAGACGACGGAGTCTTACGAGTTGGCCACCAATGTGCCTCGGTCGTGA
- a CDS encoding metallo-endopeptidase (similar to Metarhizium robertsii ARSEF 23 XP_007816634.1) yields the protein MKLLTALSAIFTAAAAAPSPLTTPSKLDVKLEVVGNSEVKATIANIGKDDVRIFKPGTILDKSAIQKVKVAANGRHVPFLGIRKRISTKTVQDSSLEHIAAGKSITVTFNIAQTYDLSTGGQFNIHSIGSLSYAQGNGDNKLIGNIPYHSNAIAISVNGDKAAKDHAAFNNKMKRSKVQSDCTGQKLSVTETALQNCAQLASAAGQAATSGSAQKMEEYFKASDDQTRQTVADVFGRVEQECGSTSSGVADYYCTDVGNDCSGNVLAYTVPSQSYMVYCDLYFDDLPPVTSSCHAQDQATTNIHEDTHLTQIQGTDDLGYGYDAIQGLSADQELNNADTFALFANAIYANC from the exons ATGAAGCTGCTTACAGCTCTCTCCGCAATCTTCACcgctgctgcggctgctccGTCCCCCTTAACCACTCCATCTAAACTTGATGTCAAGCTCGAAGTTGTTGGCAACTCTGAAGTCAAAGCAACTATTGCCAACATAGGCAAGGACGATGTCAGAATCTTCAAGCCCGGCACGATTCTCGACAAGTCAGCCATccaaaaggtcaaggttgccgCCAATG GCCGTCACGTCCCATTCTTGGGCATTCGCAAGAGAATTTCCACCAAGACGGTCCAGGACTCCTCCCTAGAACACATTGCTGCCGGAAAATCCATCACCGTCACCTTTAACATTGCCCAGACGTACGACCTCTCGACCGGTGGTCAATTCAACATCCACTCCATCGGCTCCCTGTCCTATGCCCAGGGCAATGGCGACAACAAGCTGATTGGCAACATCCCGTACCactccaacgccatcgccatcagcGTCAAcggcgacaaggctgccaaagaTCACGCCGCTTTCAAcaacaagatgaagcgcTCCAAGGTCCAAAGTGACTGCACCGGGCAGAAGCTGTCCGTCACGGAGACAGCTCTCCAAAACTGCGCCCAGCTTGCCTCAGCTGCTGGCCAAGCGGCTACCTCGGGCTCGGCGCAGAAGATGGAGGAGTACTTCAAGGCCTCGGAtgaccagactcgacagACTGTCGCTGACGTCTTTGGCAGAGTTGAGCAGGAATGTGGCTCCACGAGCTCCGGCGTGGCCGATTACTACTGCACTGACGTGGGCAATGACTGCAGCGGCAACGTGCTGGCGTATACTGTTCCCAGTCAAAGCTACATGGTCTATTGTGATTTGTATTTTGATGATCTCCCGCCCGTCACCTCGTCCTGCCACGCCCAGGACCAGGCCACTACCAATATCCACGAGGACACGCACTTGACTCAGATTCAGGGCACCGACGATCTGGGATATGGCTATGACGCTATTCAGGGTCTGTCTGCGGATCAGGAGCTCAACAATGCTGATacttttgctttgtttgcCAATGCCATTTACGCCAACTGTTAG
- a CDS encoding sulfatase domain-containing protein (similar to Talaromyces marneffei ATCC 18224 XP_002148996.1) yields the protein MYPSLVCFLFAIFFVSTTTTKLLRLFLNAHVFPTGVFIFCLPVFIVPDIVLTSLVWLLLRRRNGLFALLGFVVGALICLVNLGAASSQLGFFYQTGGEIDWGDATSFAFSEEGRKVLLSEGATPLAFTCIILIVSWIVKLRLYKAVSAALAAGEIHARSVIRWTASKAGVGGSSPKSKGETESSLLPTHEYDDSDSDYDELPSNTRRRASDGDAMSPRAMQCPRFVPLSFSVMVVLGFLSILVLFDPERPYSRMFTTLPLPLLAVFAPKSVECATTSWPLPDLLDRAKWESPKGNFKGWAPGTANDIIQKYRERKPDWLPAELPQGFTRWDPEATTATVQELVKNTTSHDHSCPDPLVLDPYYNPANDPMKISNLDNPVLQPLQKALQDGSVKIRHIALILMESMREELFPLQQGSGFHDLLIKSHDDLDQDDVNELLSHISPNTERVTGKPGNWKSKNGTAFGRKYAEWNDKTKDGFGGVNVNGGLTTSSVSTKSLAAVHCGAWPMPVDMFEEAETESYQPCLPELLQLFNTLKPNTSSSNFRDHQWYPAFFQAVTDGYDRQDKFDSKIGFKHIVNKNRIKEDAENNPELEEINYFGFPETALKTYITDYITNATANNQRMFLSHFTSTTHHPWAVPKWFNSSEYMGSAHGLMQTHKDLNSYLNTIRFNDAWIGQLMQLFDDQGISDETLVIFVGDHGQAFKEDFSKTGTYENGHISNFRVPITFRHPKLPRVQHRVNATSLSILPTILDLLVNTGSLNQKDTAAAADLVQDYEGQSLIRPFKTTHKGRRAWNYGLVNPGGRMLTITSSDTPWRLILPLDKKTEYVFSDLGKDPMELKRVLEWSINSLASTVRGKYGDEAADWLLEAEKVGLWWASERKRLWNYDPS from the exons ATGTATCCTTCTTTGGTTTGCTTTTTATTCGCAATCTTCTTTGTTTCGACTACGACGACCAAGCTTCTGCGTCTGTTTCTCAACGCACATGTCTTTCCGACCggcgtcttcatcttttgcCTACCGGTCTTCATCGTTCCCGATATTGTCTTGACTAGTCTGGTTTGGCTTCTGTTGCGCCGCAGGAATGGGTTATTTGCCCTGCTTGGGTTTGTCGTTGGCGCCTTGATCTG cctcgtcaatcTTGGCGCTGCTTCCTCCCAGTTGGGCTTCTTTTATCAAACTGGTGGCGAGATCGACTGGGGCGACGCAACCTCGTTTGCCTTTAGCGAGGAGGGCCGAAAAGTCTTGCTCAGCGAGGGTGCGACGCCGCTTGCCTTTACCTGTATTATTTTGATAGTCTCATGGATTGTCAAGCTCCGACTCTACAAAGCTGTGAGCGCGGCCCTGGCGGCCGGTGAGATTCATGCACGATCAG TAATTCGATGGACTGCGTCCAAGGCTGGTGTCGGCGGATCGTCACCAAAGTCAAAGGGGGAAACCGAGTCCTCTCTCCTACCCACCCACGAATACGACGACTCCGACTCCGACTACGATGAGCTGCCCAGCAACACGCGCCGACGGGCTAGCGACGGCGATGCCATGTCGCCTCGTGCCATGCAATGCCCGCGCTTTGTTCCTTTGAGCTTTAGCGTCATGGTCGTGCTGGGTTTCCTTTCCATTTTGGTACTCTTCGACCCGGAGCGGCCGTACAGTCGCATGTTTACCAccttgccgctgccgctgctcGCCGTTTTTGCGCCAAAGTCTGTCGAATGTGCAACGACTTCCTGGCCGCTGCCCGACCTTCTGGACCGCGCGAAATGGGAGTCACCCAAGGGAAATTTCAAGGGCTGGGCTCCGGGCACGGCAAATGACATTATCCAAAAATACCGAGAGAGGAAGCCCGACTGGCTGCCGGCAGAGCTGCCCCAGGGCTTCACTCGTTGGGACCCCGAGGCCACGACAGCCACTGTCCAAGAACTCGTCAAAAACACCACGAGTCACGACCACAGCTGCCCGGATCCGCTCGTACTGGACCCGTATTACAATCCCGCAAACGATCCCATGAAGATCTCCAACCTAGACAACCCGGTGTTGCAGCCCCTCCAAAAGGCCTTGCAGGACGGTTCGGTGAAGATTAGGCACATTGCCCTGATTTTGATGGAAAGCATGCGTGAAGAGCTGTTTCCCTTGCAGCAGGGTTCTGGTTTCCACGACTTGCTTATAAAGTCCCACGACGACCTCGACCAGGACGACGTCAATGAGCTGCTCTCGCACATCTCTCCCAATACCGAACGAGTCACCGGCAAACCGGGCAACTGGAAGAGCAAAAACGGCACAGCCTTTGGGCGCAAGTACGCGGAATGGAATGACAAGACGAAggatggctttggtggcgtCAATGTGAATGGCGGGCTCACCACGAGCAGCGTATCGACCAAGAGCTTGGCCGCCGTCCACTGCGGCGCTTGGCCGATGCCGGTCGACATGTTCGAGGAAGCAGAGACGGAAAGTTATCAGCCGTGCCTCCCAGAActgctccagctcttcaatACACTCAAGCCCAACACCTCGTCGAGCAACTTCCGCGACCACCAATGGTACCCGGCCTTTTTCCAGGCCGTCACGGACGGCTACGATCGCCAGGACAAGTTTGATTCCAAGATTGGCTTCAAGCACATTGTGAACAAGAACCGCATCAAGGAGGACGCCGAGAACAACCCCGAGTTGGAAGAGATCAACTACTTTGGCTTCCCGGAAACAGCCCTCAAGACGTACATCACCGACTACATCACTAATGCGACGGCAAACAACCAGCGCATGTTCCTGTCGCACTTTACCAGCACCACGCACCATCCCTGGGCGGTGCCCAAGTGGTTCAACTCGAGCGAGTACATGGGCTCGGCGCACGGCTTGATGCAGACGCACAAGGACCTCAACAGCTACCTCAACACGATCCGCTTCAACGACGCGTGGATTGGCCAGCTCATGCAACTCTTTGACGATCAGGGCATCTCGGACGAGACGCTTGTTATTTTCGTGGGAGATCACGGCCAGGCCTTCAAGGAGGACTTTAGCAAGACGGGCACCTATGAGAATGGCCACATTAGCAATTTCCGCGTGCCCATCACCTTCAGGCACCCCAAGCTCCCCCGGGTGCAGCACAGAGTCAACGCAACGTCGCTCAGCATTCTGCCCACCATTCTCGACCTCCTCGTTAACACCGGGTCACTCAACCAAAAGGAcactgctgccgccgcagACTTGGTACAAGACTACGAAGGCCAGTCGCTTATTCGGCCCTTCAAGACCACGCACAAGGGCCGCCGTGCGTGGAATTATGGTTTGGTCAACCCCGGCGGCAGAATGCTGACCATCACCTCGTCAGACACACCTTGGAGGCTGATTCTCCCCTTGGACAAGAAGACAGAATACGTCTTCTCAGACCTGGGCAAAGACCCGATGGAGTTGAAACGTGTGTTGGAGTGGTCCATCAACAGCTTGGCATCCACGGTTCGCGGAAAATACGGCGACGAGGCCGCCGATTGGCTCCTTGAAGCAGAAAAAGTTGGCCTGTGGTGGGCCTCGGAGCGAAAAAGACTTTGGAATTACGACCCTTCATAA